The Noviherbaspirillum saxi genome includes a window with the following:
- a CDS encoding sigma-E factor negative regulatory protein, whose product MTREHISALADGELADQQLDAALAELRDDDAQSDWAIYHQIGDLLRSDDMAVNISADFGARLAARLDAEPTIIAPAALNAQTQADSAEKAENLSNTSHGNMKSTRKRWALPGMVAAAAMATVAFVATPQLMVALKGSSGSAEGTNLASRDPSINAQANGATAVMTSSANGEIIMRDARIDDYLFAHQRFSPSVYSTAQYARSATFATDSTK is encoded by the coding sequence ATGACTCGGGAGCATATCTCCGCATTGGCGGATGGCGAACTCGCGGATCAGCAACTGGATGCGGCACTGGCTGAGTTGCGGGATGACGATGCTCAGTCGGACTGGGCGATCTATCACCAGATCGGCGATCTGTTGCGCTCGGACGACATGGCCGTCAATATCAGTGCCGACTTCGGAGCTCGACTGGCTGCACGTCTGGACGCCGAACCGACAATCATTGCACCAGCTGCCTTGAACGCCCAAACCCAAGCCGATTCTGCGGAGAAGGCGGAAAACCTTTCCAATACAAGCCACGGCAACATGAAGTCGACGCGCAAACGCTGGGCACTTCCAGGCATGGTTGCCGCTGCGGCGATGGCAACTGTAGCGTTCGTTGCAACACCGCAATTGATGGTGGCTTTAAAGGGTTCATCAGGATCGGCAGAAGGCACCAACCTCGCTTCGAGGGATCCATCAATAAATGCTCAGGCAAATGGTGCCACAGCGGTCATGACATCTTCTGCCAATGGCGAAATCATCATGCGCGACGCGCGAATTGACGATTACCTGTTTGCTCACCAGCGTTTCTCTCCCTCAGTTTATAGCACCGCGCAATATGCGCGTTCGGCTACCTTTGCAACCGATTCGACTAAATGA
- a CDS encoding glutaredoxin family protein, producing the protein MVQFTLYSRSYCHLCDDMLEALQTLSSEYPFKIEIIDVDSDETLVAQFDELVPVLFGQKSGSSAALELCHYFLDEHKARDFLAQAA; encoded by the coding sequence GTGGTCCAGTTCACCCTCTATTCCCGTTCATACTGCCATCTTTGTGACGACATGCTCGAAGCTTTGCAGACACTAAGCAGCGAGTACCCTTTTAAAATCGAAATCATCGACGTTGATTCCGATGAAACCCTTGTCGCGCAATTTGATGAACTGGTACCCGTCTTGTTTGGACAAAAATCCGGTAGCAGCGCGGCACTTGAGCTGTGTCATTATTTCCTTGATGAGCATAAGGCCCGTGATTTCCTGGCACAGGCCGCATGA
- the lepB gene encoding signal peptidase I has product MSLQAILGNFALILFILTIATGIIWFLDVFHFSRLRRVKADQALAEFDARHARLRADGVKADDSGRSRLEAEILRQPTWIEYSGSFFPVIALVFFLRSFLYEPFKIPSSSMVPTLVIGDLILVNKFTYGIRLPVINKKIIDINDPQRGDVMVFKFPKDPSLDYIKRVVGVPGDKITYKNKRLTVNGKEISYQSLSDYLDEEHLSYSKQYAENLTGMQHKILNDERAPAYVQNPDPFPMHERCTYNLEGFTCTVPAGHYFMMGDNRDNSLDSRYWGFVPDENIVGKAFFVWMNFGNIRRIGSFQ; this is encoded by the coding sequence ATGAGTCTGCAAGCGATTCTCGGCAATTTCGCGTTAATCCTTTTCATCCTGACTATCGCTACCGGCATCATTTGGTTTCTGGATGTCTTTCATTTTTCCAGGCTTCGTCGTGTAAAGGCCGATCAGGCGCTTGCGGAATTCGATGCACGCCATGCTCGACTGCGCGCCGACGGGGTCAAGGCCGACGACAGCGGTCGATCCAGGCTGGAAGCTGAGATTCTCAGGCAGCCGACATGGATCGAATATTCGGGCAGCTTTTTCCCGGTGATTGCCCTGGTGTTTTTCCTGCGTTCCTTTCTGTACGAGCCGTTCAAGATTCCATCAAGCTCGATGGTCCCGACCCTTGTGATCGGCGATCTCATCTTGGTAAACAAGTTCACGTACGGGATCCGGCTGCCTGTTATTAACAAAAAAATCATAGACATCAATGACCCCCAGCGCGGAGACGTGATGGTGTTCAAATTTCCCAAGGACCCGTCGCTTGATTACATCAAACGCGTAGTAGGCGTGCCTGGTGATAAAATCACGTATAAAAACAAGCGGTTAACTGTGAATGGTAAAGAAATTTCTTATCAGTCACTATCGGACTATCTGGACGAAGAACATTTAAGTTACTCGAAGCAGTACGCGGAAAACTTAACTGGAATGCAACATAAGATACTTAATGACGAACGTGCTCCTGCTTATGTGCAAAATCCGGATCCATTTCCCATGCATGAACGTTGTACATATAACCTCGAAGGCTTTACCTGTACCGTACCTGCTGGACATTATTTCATGATGGGTGATAATCGGGATAACAGCCTCGATAGCCGTTATTGGGGTTTCGTTCCAGATGAAAATATTGTCGGAAAGGCATTTTTCGTTTGGATGAATTTCGGCAATATTCGTCGTATTGGCAGTTTTCAATAA
- the rnc gene encoding ribonuclease III, which translates to MDFKLLQDRLGHLFKDAALLQQALTHRSHSSVHNERLEFLGDSVLNCVVASLLFERYNKIDEGDLSRLRANLVKQQSLYEIAQRLELSQFLRLGEGELKSGGFRRPSILADTLEALFGAIFLDAGFNAARDVIRSLYIPILDTVDPKTLGKDAKTLLQEYLQGKKLALPQYNVVATHGAAHNQEFEIECLVPKLDIQVFGTGGSRRAGEQAAAKLALEAVQNALVKTTASGRKTRPRASQLKLAGIATIQPDAPIGEEVKKPAKTSAKADGKADSVPDSKPDARQTRLDLKTDAKADAKAGAASPESESVQPQGGAKLASNTASPETKTA; encoded by the coding sequence ATGGATTTTAAGTTATTGCAAGACCGGCTGGGCCATTTGTTCAAGGATGCTGCACTCTTGCAGCAAGCCTTGACCCATCGCAGCCACAGCAGCGTGCATAACGAGCGGCTTGAGTTCCTTGGGGACTCGGTCCTGAACTGTGTCGTGGCTTCGTTGTTGTTCGAACGTTATAACAAGATCGACGAGGGTGATTTATCACGCTTGCGCGCCAACCTGGTCAAGCAACAGTCGTTATACGAGATTGCCCAGCGTCTTGAATTGTCGCAGTTCCTGCGGCTCGGCGAAGGTGAGCTGAAATCGGGAGGCTTTCGCCGTCCATCGATTCTGGCGGATACGCTTGAAGCCCTGTTTGGGGCGATATTCCTGGACGCCGGCTTCAATGCAGCGCGCGATGTCATACGCTCGCTCTACATTCCCATACTCGATACAGTAGATCCAAAGACCCTGGGCAAGGATGCAAAGACTCTGTTGCAGGAATACCTGCAGGGTAAAAAGCTGGCCTTGCCTCAATACAATGTTGTCGCTACTCACGGTGCCGCGCATAACCAGGAATTCGAAATTGAATGTCTGGTACCGAAACTGGATATTCAGGTATTTGGTACCGGAGGCAGCCGCAGGGCCGGCGAACAGGCTGCTGCCAAACTGGCGCTGGAAGCCGTACAGAATGCGCTGGTAAAAACGACTGCGTCGGGTCGCAAGACCCGCCCGCGCGCCTCGCAGCTGAAACTGGCCGGAATCGCCACGATCCAACCTGATGCGCCCATTGGAGAAGAGGTAAAAAAGCCGGCGAAAACCTCGGCCAAGGCGGATGGCAAGGCTGACTCTGTACCGGATTCAAAGCCGGACGCAAGACAGACCCGGCTGGACCTCAAAACCGATGCAAAGGCGGACGCAAAAGCGGGCGCGGCTTCACCCGAGAGCGAATCCGTACAACCGCAAGGTGGCGCCAAACTCGCATCAAACACGGCATCGCCTGAAACGAAAACTGCATGA
- the recO gene encoding DNA repair protein RecO yields the protein MGQENTPKSQASGDGRRRGATDRRAKSPERETRISAQPAFVLHSYPYKETSLIVDVFSRDYGRVALVAKGAKRPHSKLRGVLQTFQPLSVGWTGKAEIRTLTDAEWIGGLLPLEKAALLCGFYLNELLVKLLARDDPHPGLFDHYVATLNQLAHDEPAPIVLRKFERALLKETGVAGTLSMDSVSGQPVISDETYVVDPERGPRPAHASDNSPRVSGKTLLDMEREDYTDATTQLQSKFLMRFLLAHHLGGTPLNTRQILIDLTQL from the coding sequence TTGGGCCAGGAAAATACCCCTAAATCTCAGGCGTCCGGCGATGGCCGCCGACGCGGCGCTACCGATCGGCGCGCTAAAAGTCCGGAGAGGGAAACAAGAATCAGTGCGCAGCCGGCCTTCGTCCTTCACAGTTATCCCTACAAGGAAACCAGTCTGATCGTCGACGTGTTTTCTCGCGATTACGGTCGTGTTGCCCTGGTCGCCAAAGGTGCCAAGCGGCCGCATTCCAAACTGCGCGGAGTGCTTCAGACTTTTCAGCCATTGTCGGTCGGCTGGACCGGCAAGGCGGAAATCAGAACCTTGACCGATGCGGAATGGATAGGAGGCCTGTTGCCTTTGGAAAAGGCCGCATTGCTTTGCGGCTTTTATCTGAACGAATTACTGGTCAAGCTGCTCGCCCGCGACGATCCTCATCCCGGATTGTTTGACCATTACGTGGCAACGCTCAATCAGCTTGCCCATGATGAGCCCGCGCCCATCGTACTGCGCAAATTCGAACGCGCACTATTGAAGGAAACCGGCGTTGCCGGCACACTGAGTATGGATTCGGTATCGGGCCAGCCGGTTATTTCCGATGAAACCTATGTTGTCGATCCGGAGCGCGGTCCGCGTCCTGCACATGCATCGGACAATTCGCCGCGCGTTTCGGGCAAGACGCTCCTTGATATGGAGCGGGAAGACTATACCGACGCGACGACACAATTGCAGAGCAAGTTCCTGATGCGTTTCCTGCTTGCGCATCACCTTGGCGGCACGCCGCTCAACACACGCCAAATTCTGATAGATTTGACGCAGTTATAG
- the era gene encoding GTPase Era, translating into MTPPDASPDFRCGYIAIVGRPNVGKSTLMNALIGAKVSITSRKAQTTRHRITGIQTRESAQFVYVDTPGFQTRHANALNKTLNRTVTNTLTAADVILFIIEAGIFGQPDKQVLGLIPKNVPCILVINKSDRIKDKAVMMPFAQQVASERDFTAIVPVSAKQRFQLDALEKEIEKYLPVNPPMFGEDDITDRSEKFLAAEIIREKVFRFVGEELPYTSTVVIEKFEEEGNLRRVFAAILVERDGHKAMVIGQKGAKLKEISTQARLDMEKLFGGPVYLEIWVKVKSGWADNEAGLRAYGYE; encoded by the coding sequence ATGACACCTCCTGACGCTTCTCCTGATTTCCGCTGCGGGTATATCGCGATTGTCGGTCGCCCCAACGTCGGTAAATCGACCTTGATGAATGCGCTTATCGGCGCCAAGGTCAGTATTACCTCGCGCAAGGCGCAAACCACACGTCATCGCATCACAGGCATACAGACTAGGGAATCCGCGCAATTCGTGTATGTCGACACGCCCGGCTTTCAGACACGTCACGCAAATGCCCTGAATAAAACCCTTAACAGGACAGTCACCAATACACTGACTGCCGCTGACGTCATCCTTTTCATCATCGAGGCTGGCATCTTTGGACAGCCTGACAAACAGGTACTTGGCCTAATCCCGAAAAATGTCCCGTGCATACTTGTCATCAACAAGTCGGATCGGATCAAGGACAAGGCAGTGATGATGCCGTTCGCGCAGCAGGTTGCCAGCGAGCGCGATTTCACTGCAATTGTCCCGGTATCGGCAAAGCAGCGGTTCCAGCTCGACGCGCTGGAAAAGGAAATCGAAAAATACCTTCCTGTAAACCCTCCGATGTTCGGCGAGGATGACATTACAGATCGTAGTGAAAAATTCCTGGCCGCCGAAATCATTCGCGAAAAAGTCTTTCGCTTCGTTGGCGAGGAATTGCCCTATACCAGCACGGTTGTCATCGAGAAATTCGAAGAAGAAGGCAACCTGCGCCGCGTATTTGCAGCGATCCTTGTCGAACGCGATGGGCACAAGGCAATGGTCATCGGTCAAAAGGGAGCGAAACTGAAGGAAATCTCCACGCAAGCACGGCTCGATATGGAAAAGCTGTTCGGTGGGCCCGTGTATCTGGAAATCTGGGTCAAGGTCAAATCCGGCTGGGCAGATAATGAAGCCGGATTGCGCGCCTACGGCTACGAGTAG
- a CDS encoding DUF4845 domain-containing protein: MKVRAKASGLSLVGFLFVIVIVALLAVLGLKLVPTVMEYVAIKKAIVNAKNAGTTAKEIQDSFDKQRTTNYVESVSGKDLEIIKTGEGLEVSVAYEKRIPLVGPASLVLDYVATTGKTAAIKPAQ; encoded by the coding sequence ATGAAGGTACGCGCGAAAGCGAGCGGCTTATCGTTGGTGGGATTTCTTTTCGTCATTGTTATTGTGGCTCTGCTCGCGGTACTCGGTTTGAAGCTTGTCCCGACTGTGATGGAGTACGTTGCGATCAAAAAAGCGATCGTCAACGCCAAGAATGCTGGAACAACCGCAAAAGAGATTCAGGATTCATTCGATAAGCAACGTACGACTAATTATGTCGAGTCGGTCAGCGGTAAGGATCTTGAAATCATCAAGACCGGTGAAGGTTTAGAAGTAAGTGTTGCGTATGAAAAGCGCATCCCGCTGGTTGGCCCGGCAAGTTTGGTCCTCGATTATGTAGCGACAACCGGCAAGACAGCGGCTATAAAACCTGCGCAGTAA
- the lepA gene encoding translation elongation factor 4, producing MNNIRNFSIIAHIDHGKSTLADRIIQICGGLSDREMEAQVLDSMDLERERGITIKAQTAALSYKARDGKIYNLNLIDTPGHVDFSYEVSRSLSACEGALLVVDASQGVEAQTVANCYTALDLDVEVVPVLNKIDLPSADPDNAISEIEDVIGIDAGDAVRCSAKTGLGVEDVLESLIAKVPPPKGDASQPLQALIIDSWFDNYVGVVMLVRIVNGTLRPKDKISLMATGAQYLAESVGVFTPKSLAKESLSAGQVGFVIAGIKELKAARVGDTITLASKPAAEPLPGFKEVQPQVFAGLFPVEANQYDALRDSLEKLKLNDAALQYEPEVSQALGFGFRCGFLGLLHMEIVQERLEREFDMDLITTAPTVIYEVVQRDGSIIMVDNPSKMPEPSKIEEIREPIVTVNLYMPQEYVGSVITLCTQKRGMQINMTYHGKQVMLTYEMPMAEIVLDFFDKLKSTSRGYASMDYEFKEYRAADVVKVDMLINSERVDALAIIVHRSNSQYRGRAVAAKMRELIPRQMFDVAIQAAIGANIIARENVKAMRKNVLAKCYGGDISRKRKLLEKQKAGKKRMKQVGSVEVPQEAFLAILQVEDK from the coding sequence ATGAACAACATTCGTAATTTTTCCATCATCGCTCACATCGATCATGGCAAGTCGACTCTGGCAGACCGCATCATTCAGATCTGCGGCGGTTTGTCCGATCGCGAAATGGAAGCGCAAGTACTGGATTCGATGGACCTCGAGCGCGAACGCGGAATCACCATCAAGGCACAGACGGCGGCACTGTCGTACAAGGCGCGCGACGGAAAAATCTATAACCTGAACCTGATCGACACTCCGGGCCATGTGGACTTCAGCTATGAAGTGAGCCGCTCGCTGTCGGCTTGCGAGGGCGCGCTGCTCGTGGTCGATGCTTCTCAAGGTGTCGAGGCGCAGACGGTGGCGAACTGCTATACGGCCCTCGACCTGGATGTTGAAGTGGTGCCTGTGCTGAACAAGATCGACCTTCCGTCCGCCGACCCTGACAACGCGATAAGCGAGATTGAAGACGTCATCGGCATCGATGCCGGCGATGCGGTGCGTTGCTCGGCCAAAACGGGGCTCGGCGTGGAAGACGTGCTCGAATCACTTATTGCGAAAGTGCCGCCGCCCAAAGGCGATGCCTCCCAACCCTTGCAAGCGCTGATCATCGATTCCTGGTTCGATAACTACGTCGGTGTGGTCATGCTGGTGCGGATCGTCAATGGCACGCTTCGTCCCAAGGACAAGATCTCGCTAATGGCAACCGGTGCGCAATACCTGGCCGAAAGCGTTGGCGTCTTTACTCCAAAATCACTGGCAAAGGAGTCGCTGTCGGCTGGGCAGGTGGGTTTCGTCATCGCCGGCATCAAGGAGCTCAAGGCTGCGCGCGTGGGCGATACCATCACCCTTGCATCCAAGCCGGCGGCAGAACCGCTGCCAGGTTTCAAGGAAGTGCAACCGCAAGTATTTGCCGGCTTGTTTCCGGTCGAAGCCAACCAGTATGACGCGCTGCGCGATTCTCTCGAAAAGCTGAAGCTCAACGACGCTGCGCTCCAGTATGAACCCGAGGTATCGCAGGCCCTTGGCTTCGGTTTTCGCTGCGGCTTCCTCGGATTGCTCCATATGGAAATCGTCCAGGAACGCCTGGAGCGCGAGTTCGATATGGACCTCATCACCACCGCGCCAACGGTGATTTACGAAGTGGTCCAGCGCGATGGCAGCATCATCATGGTCGACAATCCATCCAAGATGCCGGAGCCGTCCAAGATCGAAGAGATTCGCGAACCTATCGTCACGGTCAACCTGTATATGCCGCAGGAATACGTCGGCTCCGTCATCACGCTATGTACCCAAAAACGGGGTATGCAGATCAACATGACCTATCATGGCAAGCAGGTAATGCTGACCTATGAAATGCCGATGGCGGAAATCGTCCTGGATTTCTTCGATAAGCTGAAGTCGACGTCGCGTGGCTACGCGTCCATGGACTACGAGTTCAAGGAATACCGCGCGGCCGACGTCGTCAAGGTCGATATGCTGATCAACAGCGAAAGAGTCGATGCTCTCGCGATCATCGTTCATCGTTCGAACAGCCAGTACCGCGGCCGTGCGGTGGCAGCAAAGATGCGTGAACTGATACCGCGCCAGATGTTCGATGTCGCCATCCAGGCGGCGATTGGCGCAAACATCATCGCTCGCGAAAACGTCAAGGCCATGCGCAAGAACGTGCTCGCGAAATGCTACGGCGGTGACATTTCGCGTAAGCGCAAACTGCTCGAAAAGCAAAAGGCCGGCAAGAAGCGTATGAAGCAGGTTGGCTCGGTTGAGGTGCCGCAAGAGGCATTCCTGGCGATTTTACAAGTGGAAGATAAATGA
- a CDS encoding DegQ family serine endoprotease — MKTISIARNLLLAVMIGPLGSTLLPSSAGLAFAQAASVAGLPDFADLAEKTGPAVVNIRTTERVKPGQGGAPSTEDEEMQEFFRRFFGVPMPRQPDRTPRNGRKPTPQQEEDVPRGVGSGFIISADGFVLTNAHVVDGADDVYVTLTDKREFKAKIIGVDKRTDVAVVRIEGSNLPRLTIGDPNRLRVGEWVIAIGSPFGLDNTVTAGIISAKARDTGDYLPLIQTDVAVNPGNSGGPLINMRGEVIGINSQIYSRSGGYMGISFAVPIDEAMRVAEQLRLTGRVTRGRIGVQIGEVTKDVAESLGMPRAQGALIQRVEPGGPAEKGGLEAGDIITKFNGTQIEKSSDLPRVVGATKPGTRSTLTVWRKGASKEVTLSIAELEPEKVAKKEERKTKPEQVANALGLVVSDLSDAQKKELKIDGGALVDAAEGPAARAGLRGGDVILRLNNSDVKDAKQFNALVSKLEAKKTAVVLVRRGEASQFVPIRPNGQ; from the coding sequence ATGAAAACCATATCTATCGCTCGAAACCTGCTGCTTGCGGTCATGATCGGGCCCTTGGGTAGCACGCTCTTGCCATCCTCGGCAGGCTTGGCATTTGCGCAAGCTGCGTCGGTTGCAGGCCTGCCCGATTTTGCCGACCTTGCAGAGAAAACCGGACCTGCGGTTGTGAACATACGGACAACAGAGCGTGTCAAGCCCGGCCAAGGCGGCGCGCCAAGTACCGAAGACGAAGAGATGCAGGAATTCTTCAGGCGGTTCTTCGGCGTCCCGATGCCTCGGCAGCCGGATCGCACCCCTCGTAACGGCCGCAAGCCGACGCCTCAGCAGGAAGAAGATGTGCCGCGCGGCGTAGGTTCCGGATTCATAATCTCGGCAGATGGCTTTGTGCTGACCAATGCACATGTGGTGGACGGTGCCGATGATGTCTACGTCACGCTGACTGATAAGCGCGAATTCAAGGCAAAAATCATTGGTGTCGACAAGCGCACCGATGTGGCGGTTGTCAGGATCGAAGGCAGCAATCTACCCCGTCTGACCATTGGCGATCCCAACAGATTGCGTGTGGGCGAATGGGTTATTGCTATTGGATCTCCGTTCGGCTTGGATAACACCGTGACAGCCGGCATCATTTCCGCCAAGGCACGCGATACTGGTGATTATCTGCCGTTAATCCAGACCGACGTTGCTGTGAATCCAGGTAACTCCGGCGGCCCCTTGATTAACATGCGAGGCGAAGTCATCGGCATCAATTCTCAGATATATAGCCGTTCGGGTGGATACATGGGGATTTCGTTTGCCGTGCCAATTGATGAGGCCATGCGCGTAGCGGAACAGCTGCGCCTGACCGGGCGTGTCACGCGCGGACGGATAGGGGTGCAGATCGGAGAGGTGACCAAGGATGTGGCCGAATCGCTGGGCATGCCGCGTGCGCAGGGTGCGTTGATTCAACGTGTCGAACCCGGCGGGCCTGCCGAAAAGGGCGGACTGGAAGCCGGCGATATCATTACCAAGTTTAATGGTACTCAAATCGAAAAATCGTCCGATCTGCCGCGTGTAGTTGGTGCGACCAAGCCAGGTACGCGATCCACGCTGACCGTATGGCGTAAGGGCGCCAGCAAGGAAGTGACCTTGTCTATCGCCGAACTCGAGCCGGAAAAAGTTGCAAAGAAGGAAGAGCGCAAGACTAAGCCTGAACAGGTTGCAAATGCTCTTGGACTGGTCGTCAGCGACTTGTCCGACGCGCAGAAGAAAGAGCTCAAGATCGATGGCGGCGCACTGGTTGACGCGGCGGAAGGCCCTGCAGCGCGCGCCGGCTTGCGTGGCGGAGACGTGATCCTTCGCTTGAATAATAGCGATGTGAAGGATGCAAAGCAGTTCAACGCTCTGGTTAGCAAGCTCGAGGCTAAAAAGACGGCGGTGGTACTGGTGCGCCGTGGCGAAGCTTCGCAATTCGTCCCTATCCGGCCAAACGGACAGTAA
- a CDS encoding MucB/RseB C-terminal domain-containing protein, translating to MRQTHALLRFVVVLSICFTFSAFAENVDPASDRRDAQSLLRKIQAAAQKLNYSGTFVYQQANQMRTSRITHLLEGKNEVEKLEILDGKSREYIRNNDEVICYVQDTKTLLIEKRVTHDVFPAIFAASPAELAEVYTLRKDESGRIAGHECQSIVLEPKDNLRYGYKLWADKESGLLLRAQTLNEKNEVVEQISFTQISIGNIDRSRAKPSVTNTSGWRIENAVMSQVNLAGWSVKSLPPGFKKIREVKRMVSDAATTGGQSAQREVSQMVFSDGLAAISVFIEPGSHSRTEGSMQQGAMNIVGKRHGDFWLTIVGEVPSAAVRQVANSIEFKSK from the coding sequence ATGCGGCAAACACACGCGTTGCTCAGGTTTGTCGTTGTCCTGTCAATATGCTTTACGTTTTCTGCTTTTGCTGAGAACGTGGACCCTGCGTCGGACCGCAGGGATGCACAGTCCCTGTTGAGGAAAATTCAGGCTGCGGCGCAAAAACTTAATTATTCCGGTACCTTTGTGTATCAACAGGCAAATCAGATGCGGACTTCACGCATTACACATTTGCTGGAAGGGAAAAATGAAGTTGAAAAACTGGAAATTCTTGATGGTAAGTCTCGTGAATATATTCGGAACAATGACGAAGTCATTTGCTATGTTCAGGACACAAAGACTCTACTGATCGAAAAGCGCGTAACGCATGATGTATTCCCTGCAATCTTTGCAGCCAGCCCGGCGGAGCTTGCTGAAGTCTATACCTTGCGCAAAGATGAATCCGGCCGGATTGCCGGGCACGAATGCCAGTCCATCGTACTCGAACCAAAAGACAATCTGAGGTACGGCTACAAATTATGGGCGGACAAGGAAAGCGGTCTCCTTTTGCGGGCGCAAACCCTCAACGAGAAAAACGAGGTCGTTGAACAAATTTCCTTTACCCAGATTTCCATAGGTAATATCGACCGCAGCAGGGCAAAGCCAAGTGTGACGAACACATCCGGCTGGCGTATTGAAAATGCAGTAATGAGCCAAGTCAATCTGGCCGGTTGGAGCGTAAAATCACTTCCCCCCGGCTTCAAGAAAATCCGCGAGGTTAAACGCATGGTGTCGGATGCCGCGACAACTGGCGGGCAGTCCGCTCAGCGCGAAGTCTCACAAATGGTCTTTTCCGATGGCCTTGCCGCAATTTCGGTATTTATTGAACCGGGTTCGCATAGCCGTACCGAGGGTTCGATGCAGCAAGGTGCGATGAACATTGTCGGAAAGCGACATGGGGATTTTTGGCTTACCATCGTTGGCGAAGTCCCCTCGGCAGCCGTCAGGCAAGTCGCCAATTCCATTGAATTCAAATCTAAATAG